TGCGCACCCTGCTCGAGGAACACCTGGCGCTGGAGGAGCGCGAGCTCCTGCCGCTTGCCGCAAGGGCACTGTCGCAGCAGGAGTGGGACCGGCTGGGGGAGGAGGGCATGGCGTCGCTGGACAAGAAGGACGCGTCCCTGGCGCTCGGCATGTTCATGTACGAAGGCGACCCGGCCGTCATCAAGACGATGCTCTCGCACGCGCCGCTGCTGCCCCGGCTGCTGCTGCCGCACCTGGCTCCCGCGGCCTACCGGCGTTATGCCCGGCGGGTCTACGGCACCACGACCCCCTAGGAGGCGCGCCGGCGTCAGTCCGCGCTGACCCCGTGGTGCTCGCGGTCATGGAGGTCGGAGAGCTGGCGGAGCCGGTCGAGGTCGAGCTGGTCCTTGCCGGTGACCGCGATCCTGACCGGGGTGACCGCCGTCAGCGTGGACGTGCGCAGTCCTCCTTCGAGCACCGCCCTCTCGCCGAGCACCGCGCCGGGACCGACCTGTCCCACGGCCTCTCCGTCCACGTCGACGGAGAGCACGCCGTCGAGCACCAGGTAGATGTCGGTGCCGGGCTCGCCCTGCCGGGTCAGCACCGTGCCCGCCGGCAGCCGACGGACCTGCGGCCTCTGCCCGCTGCGCATGATCTCGGTCGACAGCTGCCGCTCGAGCTCCGACTCGACCGTCAGGACCAGGGCCTCCCGGTCACTGTGACCCCAGGGAGTCCGCCGGCCGAACGAGTGGCTCATCCACTCGGACTGCTCGGTCAGCCCGGTCTTGTACGCGATGTGGCCGCGGGTGTCGTAGACCCAGTGACGGGGGAACGCGCTGGCCCCGACGAGCTCGACGTCACTGCGGCCGTCGGCGTGGATCGTCAGGAGCAGGGTGGTCCAGACGATCGGGGCCTGCCATTGCATGAAGGGCGCGTGCGGGACCGGTCGGGGAAGCGGTACGCCGGTGGCGCCGCCGACGGTCTGGGTGAGGGTGACCCGCTCCTCGGTGCGTTGCGGGTCGCCGCGCAGGACCGGTAGCGAGACCGCACGGAACGTGGCGCCGAGCTTCCCGACCCGCACCGTGGTCGATCCCATCACCAGGTCGGAGTCGTCGCCGTAGCCCGCGGCGACGATGCGGCCGTCCTCGACCTCCGCCCATCCCGAGAGCACGTTGGCGAATCGGAACTTGTCCAGCCGGCACAGCTCCTGCACGGCCTCGGGGCCGGCGAGCTGGTCGGGGAGGGGCTGGTCCCAGTGGGCCAGCTTGAGATTCATCCCGAGTCGGAGCGGCCCTGTCAGTGACTCCGACGGGATCCAGGAGATAGTCGTGCCGGTCGCCTCGATACGCATGGATCCTCCCTCGACGGTGGCGGACCAGTCCTCTCATTGAACGCCTCGAGGTGCGGGTGGCACAACGCCGTTCGGGCAGGCGCCGACGGTCGATCCGCCCCCGGGCGGCTCCCCGTCGTCACGGTTGCTCGGAGAGCGCAGCCGGCAGCACGACCCGGGCGGTCAGTCCGCCCCGCGGCCGGTCCTCGAGGACGACCTCGCCCCCCGACCGGCGGACCAGCTCACGCACGATGGCCAGCCCCAGTCCGCTCCCGCCCGCGTCCCGGTCGCGGGCGTCGTCGAGTCGGGTGAACCGCCCGAAGACCCGCTCCCGCTCCGCTGCGGGGATCCCGGCGCCGTCGTCGGAGACCGTCACGTGCACGGCCGACCCGTCGCACCGGGCGGCCAGCTCCACCCCGGTGCCGGCGTGCCGGACCGCGTTGTCCAGCAGGTTGGTGAAGACCCGGCGCAGGTCGTCGGGCCGGCCGGCCACGGCGACGTCTGCGACGCCGTCGGTGGACACCGGGACCCTGGCGCCCGGCTGGCGGGCGAGGTCGTCGAGCAGCGGCCTGAGGGCGACGGGCTCGGCAGGTCCCCGCGGCAGCGTGTCGGCGTCGAGTCGGGCCAGCACCAGCAGGTCCTCGACCAGCGTGGACATCCTGCTCACCTCGGCCTGGAGGTCCTCGGTGACCGGGGTGCGCTCGCCGAGGCGCTCGGCGATCTCGAGCTGGGTGCGCATCGAGGTCAGCGGGCTGCGCAGCTCGTGAGCGGCGTCCGCGACGAAGGAGCGTTGCCGGGCGCGGGCTGCCGACAGCCGCTCCAGCATCGAGTTCAGGGTGACCGCGAGGGCGTGGATCTCGTCGTCGGACGGGGGGACCGGCAGCTGTGCGTCCTGCCCGGCGCCGGAGATCCGCTCGGCGGAGGAGCGCAGCGCCTCCACGGGTCCCAGCGCGGCACCGATCACCCGCCAGGCGATCAGGGTCAGCACCAGCAGCAGGAGCGGGTAGGTCGCGAGCAGCGTGAGCCCCAGGATCCGCTGGCTCTCCTCGAGGTCACCGACCTGCTGGGCCACCACGACCGTCGCCAGCTGGTCCGGCGGGCCGGCGCTGCGCGCGGTGACCCGCAGCGGCGCACCTAGCCCGACCCGGGAACCGGGGACCTCCGGGTGCTCGCCGGACAGCGCGTCGGCAAGCTCCTCGGGTCGCAGCAGCGCGGTCAGCCGGTCGGCGTTGACCGAGGCGCTGACGACCCGGTTGCGCCCGTCGACGACCTGCACCACCTGGCTGCCGGTGACCGGGATCGGGTCCGGGAGCCGGCCCCGGTCGACCAGGACCGCGACGTCGGCGGCGGTGGCCCGGGCGGACTCGTCGAGGGTCCGGTAGCTGAGCAGCGTGAGGACGCCGTACAGGGTGAGGCTGCCGATGGCCAGCGCGACGGCGACCCCGAGCACGCCGACCAGCAGCAGGCGCGCACGCAGACCGAGCCGGTGCCAGGCCGAGGTCATGACTCCAGGCGGTAGCCGATGCCGCGCACCGTCTCCACCAGGTGGCGGCCCAGCTTCCGTCGCAGGTAGCCCACGTACACCTCGACGGCGTTGGGGTGCACCTCGGCCGCCGCGTCCCAGACGTGGTCGAGGATCTCCACCTTGGTCACCACCCGGCCCGGGCGGCGCAGGAAGTACTCCAGCAGGCCGTACTCCCGCGGCGTCAGGCTCACCGGCTGCTCGGCGACGGTGACGTGCCGGGTCGCCGGGTCCAGCCTGACGTCGCCGGCCGCGAGCACCGCCGGCCGGGCGTACGGCGCCCGACGCAGCAGGGCACGGAGCCGCGCGAGCAGCACCACGTAGGAGAACGGCTTGGTGAGGTAGTCGTCGGCGCCGCAGTCGAGGCCGTCCGCCTGGTCGTGCTCGCCGTCCTTGGCGGACAGCATCAGCACCGGGACCCAGTTCTCCTCGGCCCGTAGCGCACGCACCACCTCGTAGCCGGACAGCCGGGGAAGCATCACGTCCAGCAGGACCGCGTCGAAGTCGTCGTGCCGCGCCAGCTCGAGCCCGCTGGCGCCGTCGGTCGCGACCTCGACGGCGAAACCGTCGGCCACCAGACCGCGGCGCAGCGCGTGCGCCAGGCGCACCTCGTCCTCGACCACGAGCAGTCGCATGCCTCCAGCGTCGCACGGCCTGCCAGGCCTGCCCGGACTCTCAGGGATCTCACAGCGCCGGTCCGGCAGGCTCTCGCCGTGACCGTCTTCCAACACCGCCCCACGCTGCGCTGGCTGGTTCCCCTGCTGACCGCTGTCGTCCTCGCCGCCGGAGGGTCCGCCGTCGGGGTGCTCTCGGCGACCGCCCGCGACGGACTGCCGCACCGCAGCGCCTCGCAGCTGCTCGTCGACGTCCAGAACGCACGGCTCGAAGGCCTCTCCGGCACCATCGTCCAGAACGCCGACCTCGGGCTGCCCAGCCTCCCCGGCGTCGGCGGTGCGGGCAGCTCGGACATGAGCTCGTTGGTCAGCGGCTCGCACACCCTGCGGCTCTGGTACGCCGGCCCGGACCGGGTGCGTCTCGCGCTGCTCGGGTCGCTCGGGGAGTCCGACCTGGTCCGCAACGGCACCGACCTCTGGCTGTGGTCGAGCAAGGACAAGAGCGCCCAGCACCGGACGGTCCCGCGCTCCGACGGCGCCGCCGGCGACCCCGGGGGTGCGGCCGCGGCGATGACACCGCAGCAGGCGGCCGACGCCGCGCTGAAGGCGATCACCCCGTCGACGAAGGTGAGCACCGACGGCACGGCGGTCGTGGCCGGCCGGCCGGCCTACGAGCTGCTGCTCCGGCCGCGGGACGCCGGATCGCTGATCGGCTCCGTGCGGATCGCGATCGACGGTCGCACCCACGTGCCGACCCGGGTGCAGGTGTTCGCCGCGAACGCGCCGGACCCGGCCTTCGAGGTGGGGTTCACCTCCTTCGACCCGACCACGCCGCCTGCCTCCGTGTTCACGTTCAACCCCCCGCCCGGCACCGACGTCACCGAGTCCGGCTCCTCGCACGCCAAGGACTCCACGGGACCGCGGGGCCAGTTGGGCCCGGCCAACGGTGCGGAGCCGAGGGTGGTCGGCACGGGGTGGACCTCGGTCGCGGTGGCCAAGGTGCCCGCGGGCTCTGGCGCGGTCACCGGTTCACCGACGATGCGCACGCTGCTCCAGGCGCTCCCGAAGGTCAGCGGCAGCTGGGGGTCGGGACACCTGCTGCGCGGGACGCTGTTCTCGGCCCTGCTCACCGACGACGGACGGCTGGTCGTCGGAGCGGTCGCCCCGGACGCCCTCTACGCCGCCCTGACGGTCAGATGAGAGCTGCCGCCGTCGCCACGTCGGGTCTGACCAAGCGGTTCCGGCACCAGGTGGCAGTGGACTCCCTCGACCTGCTCGTGCCGACCGGTGCCGTCTACGGCTTCCTCGGGCCGAACGGCTCGGGCAAGACCACCACGATCCGGATGCTGCTCGGGCTGGTGACGCCGAGCGCGGGCACGGTCGAGCTGTTGGGCAGGCCGATGCCGGCCGGCGCGCCCGAGGTGCTCGCCCGGGTGGGCGCGCTCGTGGAGGGACCGGCCTTCCACCCGTACCTGTCGGGACGGGAGAACCTGGCGCGGCTCGACGCCGCCGACCGCACCACCGACCCGCGCACCGCTCGGCACCGCATCGACGCCGCGCTGGACCGGGTGGGGCTGATGGCCGCCGCCCGCAAGCGCTACCGCGCTTACTCCCTCGGCATGCGGCAGCGGCTGGCGATCGCGAGCGCGCTGCTGCGGCCGCGCGACCTGCTCGTGCTCGACGAGCCGACCAACGGGCTGGACCCGCAGGGCACTCGTGAGGTCAGGTCGCTGGTCGCGTCGTTGGCCGACGAGGGCGCCACGGTGCTGGTCTCCAGCCACCTGCTCTCCGAGGTCGAGCAGATGTGCACCCACCTCGGTGTGATGCACGTCGGGCGGCTGGTCGCCCAGGGGACCAGTGCCGAGCTGCGCGCCGGCACCGAGGCCGAGGTCGTCGTCGAGACCGACCAGGCCACGGAGGCGGCCCGGATCCTGCGCGAGCTGGGCGTGCTCGAGGTCCAGGTGCGGCGCGGTGCGGCCACAGGCCTGCTCGGCCGCGTCGCGCCGGAGAAGATCGTCGCCGCCTGCGTGCACCAGGGGGTGCCGGTGACCGGCTTCCGCGTGGGCGCCCCCTCGCTGGAGGACGTGTTCGTGTCGCTGACGGGGGAGGGCTTCGATGTCAGCGCCTGACCTGGTCGACGTACGTCCTCCGCGGGCCGTGTCCACGCGGTTCCTGCGTTCCGAGCTGCGGCTGATCTTCCGCAGACGCCGCAACCTGGCCGGCCTGCTGGTCCTGGCGAGCGTCCCGGTGCTCATCTCGGTCGCGGTGAAGGTCTCCACCCCGGAGCGGGAACGCGGCGGACCCGACTTCTTCAGCTCGATCACCGACAACGGTCTGTTCGTGGCGCTGGCCTCCCTGACCATCGAGCTCGGGCTGTTCCTCCCGCTGGCCGTCGCGGCGATCGCCGGCGACGCAGTGGCCGGCGAGGCCAACATCGGCACGCTGCGCTACCTGTTGACGGTTCCCGTGCAACGCGTCCGGCTGCTCGCGGTGAAGTACCTCGCGATCGTGGTGTTCACACTCGTCGCCACGCTCACCGTCACCGTGACCGGGCTGGTCACGGGGCTCGCCCTGTTCGGCGGCGGCAGCATGACGTTGCTCTCCGGCTCGCAGATCGGCTTCACCGAAGGTCTGCTCCGGGTGCTGGTCGCCTCGGTCTACCTGGCGGCGTGCCTGGCGTCGCTGGGGGCGGTGGGGCTGTTCGTGTCGACGCTGACCGAGCAGCCGATCGGGGCGATAATCGCGGTGGTCGTGTTCAGCACCGCGAGCTTCATCCTCGACACCATCCCGCAGATCAGCTGGCTGCACCCCTACCTGATCACCCACAACTGGCTGGCCTTCGGTGACCTGTTCCGGGACCCCGTCGCCTGGGGCGGCGTGCAACAGGGGCTCTACGTCGCGGGCGCCTACACGCTGGTGTTCTGGCTGGCCGGCTGGGCGCGCTTCGCGGGCAAGGACGTCACCAGCTGAGCTGGAGCCGGGCGGTCCGGGGCACCCCCGGGGGTCGTCCTCGACGTGCAGCCGGGGAGGGTCCTTCGACCCTGTTCGTAGATACAAGTTCCTTGTAGAAACGAGTCACGAGACCGTCATCCTCACGAGGAGCCGCCATGAGTACCGACCGCATCGTCGTCTACGGAGACTTCAACTGCCCCTGGAGCTACCTCGCCTCGCGGCGCGCGGCGCAGCTGGCAAGCGACGGGGTAGAGGTGGACTGGAGGGCGGTCGAGCACGAGCCGTGGCGGCCGCAGCCGTTCTCGGACACCTCCACACGGTTCCACCGCCTGCGCGACGAGATGCCGCACGTGCTCGAGGCCCTGCTTCCGGGGGAGGAGCTCCCCTACGCGCTCGCCGGCTTCGTGCCGTTCACCCATGCCGCGGTCTCGGGATACGCCGAGGCGTACGGCGCCGGGGTCGGCGACCGGGTCCGGCACCTGTTGTTCGAAGCGCTGTGGCTGCACGGGATCGACCTCGGCGACGCACAGGTGGTCCGGACCCTTCTCACCGATGCCATCCGCAGCGGGCGCTCGGACAGCGAGCCGCTGCACGACTGGGGCTACGCGGTCGACGTCTTCGGCGGGCCGATCACGACGACCGCGTGGCGTCTGCGTGAGCAGTGGGTCTCGGAGTGGCAGGCCGGCGGCCAGGACATGGTGCCGGTGCTGGTCCGCGACGGAGAAGCGCCTTTGGTCGGCCTGGATGCCGTCCGGTGGCTCGGTGCGGAGCTCCACCGCCGGGGTATCGACCCGCACCGCGTGCCTGTCCCCGAGCCGCTGCCGATGCCGCAGCAGCGGGAGGAGCCCTCCTTGTCCTGGGTGGCGGAGAACGGCAACCACTGGCAGCGCGACCACCAGCGGCTGCACCGGGCCTTCCCGGTGCCCAGCCTGGTCGGGCATCAAAGCTAGCCGCGTCTCGCTGTGCCTGAGGAGCGTGGAAGCATGACCGCGATGGACATCCACGGCGCGCAGCGCGGCGATGCCGCCCACGGGCTGGGCCCGACCCGCGCCCGGGTGCTGGCCCTGCTGCAGGACACCGCGGGCCCCATGACCGCGGCGGCGGCCGCCGAACGGCTCGGACTGCACGTGAACTCGGCGCGCTTCCACCTCGACGCCCTCGCGCTGGACGGCATGGTCCGGCGCAACCGCGAGAAGCGCAGCACGCCGGGGCGGCCCAAGGTGCTGTACGCCGCGGTGGCGGACGCTCCGCACGTCGCCCACCGCAGCTACCGCCTGCTGGCCGAGATCCTGTCCGGGGCGCTCGCCGACCGGCTGCCCGAGCCCGCGGTCTCGGCCGAGGAGGCGGGACGTGCATGGGGGCGACACCTGACCGGCCCACCGCCTGCCGAGGACGCCGTGGACCGGCACGACGGGACCGATGCTCTCGCGTCCGTGGTCGCGTCGATGGGCCGGTTCGGCTTCGACTCCCACGTGGTCGACGACCAGGACTCCTTCCGGCTCGAGGTCAGCCACTGTCCGTTCCTGGAGGTCGCCGCCGAACACCTCGACGTGGTCTGCTCGGTGCACCTCGGACTGATCCGTGGCGCCCTCGAGCAGAGCGGCGCCGGGGTCACCGCCGGGACCCTCGAGCCCCTGGTCGAACCGAGCCGGTGCATCGCGCACCTGGTCCGCGGGGCCCCGGCTACCGTGACGCCCTGACCCCACCTCCTCGAGGTATCCCGGCGGCCTGGCTCAGTCGCTGCTGCCGACGGTGATCGACTCGCAGCCGCGCACGACGTCGTGCTTCTCCCGGCCGTCGAGGAAGATCAGGTGGTCGAAGCCAGTGCCGCAGCGGATCACGTCGGGCTGGTGGTCGCGGAAGACGGTGATCCCGTCGCTGCCGGGTCCCGTGCTGACGACATCGCGCCCGTCGGTCACGTCCACGCCGTCACGCCCCTCGCCGGTGACGACCACGTCGGCGCCGCCGCCGTCGAACACGCTGTCGTTCCCGAGGCCCGCGTCGATGAGGTCCGCGCCCGGGCCGCCGTCGATGTTGTCGGTGCCCGGGCCGCCGAACAGCCGGTCGTCGCCCCCACCGCCCAGGGCGGTGTCTCCCATCCCGCGGCCGGGGCCGAGGAACACCGCGTCCGCTCCCCGTCCGGCGTGCACGAAGTCGGCCCCCGCCAGCGCGCGGACGAGGTCGTCGCCGGCGCGCGCGTCGATCCGGTCCGAGCCCGTGGTGCCGACGAGGTCGTCGTTACCCGGCGTCCCGGTGATGGTCGCTGCCAGAGCTGCCGGGCCGGCCACGAGCGTGCCGAGCACGACGGTGGCGGCGGCTGCCTTGCGTCCGATGCCGATCATGAGAAGACCCCGTCCGGTGGTGCGGGCTCGCGCCTCGAGCCCGCTGTGGTGAGTATCGGTCCCTTGACCGAAGGGTCAGGAGAGCCCTAAGTCCCCGCCGGGCCGGACCGGGGTGCCGGCCGGGACCTTGGGCACTGTCCTGCGGCCCTGGCTGCCGTGAGCATCGAAGGGTGGGAACGCGACGAATCGGCCCGGTCGACACGCTCTGGCTCAACATGGACAGGCCGCAGAACCTCATGGTGGTGGAGAGCCTGGTGCTGCTCGCCGGCAGGCTGGACCGTGACCGGTTCTGGGCCGTGCTGCAGAAGCGGATGATCGACCGCTATCCCGTCTTCGCGCAGGTCGCGACACCGCCTCGCCTCCCCGGCGGCCGTCCCCGCTGGGTCTCCGCGGACGGCTTCCGGATCGAGGACCACCTGCACGAGGCCCGGCTGCCGGCGTCGCGGGGCGAGGCGGGGTTGCAGGAGTACGTCGGCGCCCACATGGGTCACCCGCTGCGCAGGGATCGGCCGCTGTGGGAGGTGCACCTGTTGGAGGGGCTCCCGCGGGGCACCGCTGTCTTCATGCGCTTCCACCACAGCCTGGCGGACGGGATCGCGCTGATGCAGGTGCTGGGCTCGTTCACGGACGCCGCCGCCGACGACGACCTGGCCGAGGACACCGCCGCAGCCATGGCTCCGGCGGCAGCCCCGGACGGGTTTCTCGGCGGCGCGGTCCAGCTACTCGGCCGGGCGGTCGACGTACTGCCGCGGGCGCTGCCGCGGCGTGTCCCAGCGCCGCCGTTGGGCCGGACTCTCGGCCTGGCACTCGAGACCGGCCGGGTCAGCGCCAAGCTGCTGCTGACCCGCAACCCGCCGACCGCGCTGTCCGGTCCGGTCGGGAACGTGAAGCGCGCGGCGTGGTCCGGGCCGATCCCGCTCCCCGACATGGTGACCCTCGCGCACGGCACCGGCACCACCCTCAACGACGTGCTGGTGGCCGCGCTGTCCGGCGCGCTGCGCCGCTACCTGCTCGAGCACGGCGACGACCCGGTGGACCTGCCCTCGATGGTCCCGGTCAACCTGCGCCGGTCCGACCAGCCGCTGCCGGCCGAGCTCGGCAACCGGTTCGCCCTGGTGATCATGGTGCTGCCCTCCAGCCTGCCCACCGCGTTCGGTCGCCTGGCGGAGACCAAACGGCGGATGGACCAGATCAAGCGCTCGCCCGAACCGCTGCTGACCTTCGGTCTGATCGAGGGGATCGGCACGACCGCACCGGCTGCCGAGCGGGTGCTGGTGGACTTCTTCGCGAACAAGGCGATCGGCGTGGTCACGAACGTCCCGGGGCCGCGCGAGCAGCGCTACCTCGCCGGCGCCCGGATCGAGGGGCTGCTGGGCTGGGCCCCGGAGTCCGGCAACCAGACGCTCGGGGTCTGCATCGTCACCTACGCCGGCGCCATCCGGGTCGGGTTCAAGTCCGACGCGATCTGGCTTCCGGACCCCGACACGCTGGTCGCTCACTTCGTCGACGAGCTCGACGAGCTGTCGAACCTGCAGCCCGGTGCGGCGGCCACGACCCGAAGGAGAACCGGATGACCTCGCAAGGACCGAACGCCGGCCAACCCGACCACGAGCGGCACGGTCTGCTGGAGAGCGCTGTGGACACCTTCGTCGACAGCACCCGCGCGGTGCTGGGCCGCGTCACCGCGGTGGGAAGCTCCGCGCTCGGCGCGGTGCCCGAACCGGTGCCCAGCGCGGTCACCCACATGCTGGTGTCGCTGCGGCACCTCATCGACCAGGCCCCGCGGCTGACCGCCGAGCTCGACGTGCTCGTCGACGAGGTCCATGCCAAGCGACTCAGCATCCGGGCCCTCTCCGCCGAGCTCGAGGCCCTCGACCACCAGCTCGCGCTGCTGGAGCAGTCGCTGGCACCGCTCGAGGTGTGGAACCGGCAGTGGGACCGGGTGCAGCGCGCCCTGGTGCAGACGATCGACCAGACCCTGGACCGCACGCCGCGAGACGATGACTGAGTCCGTCGAGCTGCCGCAGCCGCCGCGACGGCCGAGCCCCGGAACGCCGGGAGCCGCTCGCCAGTAGCATCGCCCCATGCCGAGCAGCCAGACGTCGTCGAGTCGCCTCACCACGACGTCGGCCCGGCCACGGCGGGTGGTGCTGGTGGCCGGCGCCGGCCGGTCGGGAACCAGCACCTTCGCGGGCATCCTGCAGCGGCTCGGAGTCCTCGTCCCGCAGCCCGAGGTGGTCGCGGACACCACCAACCCCCGTGGCTTCTCGGAGTCGCAGTGGGTCGTCGACCTGCACGACGAGCTGCTGGCGCGCACGAACGTCCAGGTCGGCGACGCCCGCCCGGTCGCCTGGTCGCAGACCGGCCGGCTCACCGAGCGTGACCGTCTGCAAGCCCGGGTGGTCGGCTGGCTCGAGGAGCAGCTGGCGCTCGGCGACGAGCTGGTGATCAAGGACCCACGACTGTCCTGGTTCCTCGACCTCTGGCGCACCTCGGCGGTCCGCGCCGGCGCCGAGCCGTCGTACGCCACGATGCTCCGACCGCCCGCCGAGGTCGTGGGCAGCAAGCGTGCCCACTACAACCGCAGGATGGACGACGCGCACGGCGTCGCCCAGTGGGTCAACATGATGCTGGGCACCGAGCACCGCACCCGCGGCTCGGACCGGGTCTTCGTCCGCTACCACGACCTGCTGGGGGACTGGCGCACGACGGTCTCCCGGGCGGGCGGCGCGCTGCACCTGTCCGGGGTCGCGGAGCCGGCCGACGACGCGGTGCGACGCGTCGAGGAGTTCGTCGATCCCGGACTCCGGCGGATCCAGCTCACCTGGGACGACCTCGAGCTGCCCTCCCGGCTGGAGGAGATCGCCCGCGAGACCTGGTCGGTCCTGGACTCCTTCGCCACGCCTGAGGATCCCGGCGAGGCCCACGACGGCGAGCAGGAGGCCCAGGCACGGCTCGACGAGCTCCGCATCGCCTACGACGCCTTCTACGCCGAGTCCGAGGCGGTGGCCCGCTCGTCGGTCATCGCCGCCGGTACGACGGCCCGGTCCCGGACCGAGCGCCCGGACGCCTCGGCTCCGGTCGCGACCGCCGCACCCCGCGCCGCGGGCCGGCCGGCCGGCCCTGTCGAGCGGCTGGCCCGGCGTACCCCACCGCGGCTGCGGGCTCTGGTGCCCGCCAGGCTCCGCCGCTGGGCCCGCCGACGCAGCGCGTCCCGACCCGGCAACGCCTGACCCGCGGTGCCTCGCCTCCCCGGATCCTCGCACCGCGACCTCGCCGGCCCTGCCCCTGCGCCCCGGCTGAGCGTCGTGGTCCCGGCCTACCAGGTCGAGGAGTATCTCGGCGACTGCCTGGACAGCATCCTGGCGCAGACGTTCACCGACCTCGAGGTGGTGGTCGTCGACGACGGCTCCACCGACCGGACCGGCGAGATCGCGGACCGGTACGCCCGCCGGCACCGGCGGCTCCGGGTGGTGCGCCAGGCCAACGGCGGGCTCGGAGCGGCCCGCAACGTGGGAGTCGGCCACTGCACCGGCCGGCTGCTGGCCTTCGTCGACAGCGACGACGTGCTGCCCTCGGACGCCTACGAGGTGATGGTCGCGGCGCTGGACCGGACCGGGTCCGACCTCGTGGTCGGCGCCGTCGAACGCTTCGACGGCGCCCGGCGCTACATGACCCCGCTGATGCGGGAGAACCACGAGCGTGAGGCGCTCCGCACGACCGTCGAGCAGCAGCCGACCCTGCTGGCCGACGTCTTCGCCTGGAACAAGGTCTTCCGCCGCAGCTTCTGGGACCGGCACGGCCTCTGCTTCCCCGAGCGGGTCCGCTACGAGGACCAGCCGGCGATGACCCGCGCGCTGCTGGCCGCCGACGCCGTGGACGTGCTCACCGAGACCGTCTACCTGTGGCGGGTGCGCGGGGACGGCACGTCGATCAGCCAGCGTCGGCACGAGGTCGCCGATCTGTCGGACCGGCTGCTCACCAAGAGGTCGAGCACCGAGGCGGTCCTGGCGCAGGCGTCGACGCGGGTGCAGCGGACCTGGTTCGCCACGGTCCTGCCGGTCGACATGTGGGAGTACTTCCGCGCGGTCCCGGGCTGCTCGGCGGAGTACTGGTCGCTGCTGCACGACGGGGTGGTCTCCCTCTGGAACCCCGCGACCGTGCCGTTCGAGGAGACCGCGCTGCCCCCACGGCAGCGGCTGATGGGCTGGCTGGTCGCCGCTGACCGCCGTATCGACCTCGAGCGCCTGCTGGAGTTCCTCGACGCCCACGACGGCCGGCTGCCGGTGGTGGACGGGGCCTACGCGCATCCGTTCCGCGACGAGCCGGGGCTGCCGACGTCGTTGCTGCGGCCGGGCTGAGGTCCGACCCCGGGCGTCGCATGGACACCCCGGCCCGCGGGTAGACCCCTCAGCGTCGACCGAGACGATGACGAGGAGACCCCGATGACGCGCTACGGCTACACCCTGATGACCGAGCAGTCCGGACCGAGGGAGCTGGTGCGCTACGCCGCGGCCGCCGAGCGGGCCGGTTTCGACTTCGAGGTCTCCAGCGACCACTACTTCCCCTGGCTGGACGCACAGGGTCACGCCGGCTACGCCTGGAGCACGCTCGGGGCGGTCAGCCAGGTCACCGAGCGGGTGGAGCTGATGACCTACGTGACCTGCCCGATCATGCGCTACCACCCGGCGGTCGTGGCTCAGAAGGCCGCCACGCTGGGGGTCCTGAGCGAGGGACGGTTCATGCTCGGGCTCGGTGCGGGGGAGAACCTGAACGAGCACGTCATCGGCGAGGGCTGGCCGCCGGTCAACGCCCGCCACGAGATGCTCGAGGAGGCGGTGCACATCATCCGGGACCTGCTCGGTGGCGGCTACG
The DNA window shown above is from Nocardioides mesophilus and carries:
- a CDS encoding cyclic nucleotide-binding domain-containing protein, whose translation is MNLKLAHWDQPLPDQLAGPEAVQELCRLDKFRFANVLSGWAEVEDGRIVAAGYGDDSDLVMGSTTVRVGKLGATFRAVSLPVLRGDPQRTEERVTLTQTVGGATGVPLPRPVPHAPFMQWQAPIVWTTLLLTIHADGRSDVELVGASAFPRHWVYDTRGHIAYKTGLTEQSEWMSHSFGRRTPWGHSDREALVLTVESELERQLSTEIMRSGQRPQVRRLPAGTVLTRQGEPGTDIYLVLDGVLSVDVDGEAVGQVGPGAVLGERAVLEGGLRTSTLTAVTPVRIAVTGKDQLDLDRLRQLSDLHDREHHGVSAD
- a CDS encoding sensor histidine kinase, encoding MTSAWHRLGLRARLLLVGVLGVAVALAIGSLTLYGVLTLLSYRTLDESARATAADVAVLVDRGRLPDPIPVTGSQVVQVVDGRNRVVSASVNADRLTALLRPEELADALSGEHPEVPGSRVGLGAPLRVTARSAGPPDQLATVVVAQQVGDLEESQRILGLTLLATYPLLLLVLTLIAWRVIGAALGPVEALRSSAERISGAGQDAQLPVPPSDDEIHALAVTLNSMLERLSAARARQRSFVADAAHELRSPLTSMRTQLEIAERLGERTPVTEDLQAEVSRMSTLVEDLLVLARLDADTLPRGPAEPVALRPLLDDLARQPGARVPVSTDGVADVAVAGRPDDLRRVFTNLLDNAVRHAGTGVELAARCDGSAVHVTVSDDGAGIPAAERERVFGRFTRLDDARDRDAGGSGLGLAIVRELVRRSGGEVVLEDRPRGGLTARVVLPAALSEQP
- a CDS encoding response regulator transcription factor, producing MRLLVVEDEVRLAHALRRGLVADGFAVEVATDGASGLELARHDDFDAVLLDVMLPRLSGYEVVRALRAEENWVPVLMLSAKDGEHDQADGLDCGADDYLTKPFSYVVLLARLRALLRRAPYARPAVLAAGDVRLDPATRHVTVAEQPVSLTPREYGLLEYFLRRPGRVVTKVEILDHVWDAAAEVHPNAVEVYVGYLRRKLGRHLVETVRGIGYRLES
- a CDS encoding LolA family protein, which gives rise to MTVFQHRPTLRWLVPLLTAVVLAAGGSAVGVLSATARDGLPHRSASQLLVDVQNARLEGLSGTIVQNADLGLPSLPGVGGAGSSDMSSLVSGSHTLRLWYAGPDRVRLALLGSLGESDLVRNGTDLWLWSSKDKSAQHRTVPRSDGAAGDPGGAAAAMTPQQAADAALKAITPSTKVSTDGTAVVAGRPAYELLLRPRDAGSLIGSVRIAIDGRTHVPTRVQVFAANAPDPAFEVGFTSFDPTTPPASVFTFNPPPGTDVTESGSSHAKDSTGPRGQLGPANGAEPRVVGTGWTSVAVAKVPAGSGAVTGSPTMRTLLQALPKVSGSWGSGHLLRGTLFSALLTDDGRLVVGAVAPDALYAALTVR
- a CDS encoding ABC transporter ATP-binding protein; the protein is MRAAAVATSGLTKRFRHQVAVDSLDLLVPTGAVYGFLGPNGSGKTTTIRMLLGLVTPSAGTVELLGRPMPAGAPEVLARVGALVEGPAFHPYLSGRENLARLDAADRTTDPRTARHRIDAALDRVGLMAAARKRYRAYSLGMRQRLAIASALLRPRDLLVLDEPTNGLDPQGTREVRSLVASLADEGATVLVSSHLLSEVEQMCTHLGVMHVGRLVAQGTSAELRAGTEAEVVVETDQATEAARILRELGVLEVQVRRGAATGLLGRVAPEKIVAACVHQGVPVTGFRVGAPSLEDVFVSLTGEGFDVSA
- a CDS encoding ABC transporter permease; its protein translation is MSAPDLVDVRPPRAVSTRFLRSELRLIFRRRRNLAGLLVLASVPVLISVAVKVSTPERERGGPDFFSSITDNGLFVALASLTIELGLFLPLAVAAIAGDAVAGEANIGTLRYLLTVPVQRVRLLAVKYLAIVVFTLVATLTVTVTGLVTGLALFGGGSMTLLSGSQIGFTEGLLRVLVASVYLAACLASLGAVGLFVSTLTEQPIGAIIAVVVFSTASFILDTIPQISWLHPYLITHNWLAFGDLFRDPVAWGGVQQGLYVAGAYTLVFWLAGWARFAGKDVTS